From one Haloterrigena gelatinilytica genomic stretch:
- a CDS encoding universal stress protein UspA: protein MHYLVGTTSVHTTAAICDYLDERATADDTVTVVAVASADDATARRDAQEALNVAPVRLATVGEVRTELREDDDDPAAGLLEEAATAEADELLITPREVTADATSGVGTTARALLEESSLPVVVVPASEL from the coding sequence ATGCACTATCTCGTCGGAACGACGTCCGTCCACACGACGGCGGCGATCTGCGACTACCTCGACGAGCGGGCGACGGCCGACGACACCGTCACGGTCGTCGCCGTCGCGTCGGCCGACGACGCGACGGCCCGTCGGGACGCACAGGAGGCGCTGAACGTCGCCCCCGTCAGACTGGCGACCGTCGGGGAGGTCCGGACGGAGCTTCGCGAGGACGATGACGACCCGGCTGCGGGCCTGCTCGAGGAAGCGGCGACCGCCGAGGCCGACGAACTCCTGATCACGCCGCGCGAGGTGACCGCCGACGCTACCTCGGGCGTCGGAACGACCGCTCGCGCCCTCCTCGAGGAGTCGTCGTTGCCCGTCGTCGTCGTTCCGGCTTCCGAACTGTAA
- a CDS encoding DUF4097 family beta strand repeat-containing protein codes for MTPTTSRRSILAGIAVGTVAGVAGCLADGRDVEESVTERRSAADLSAVAVSTAIGDVTVRPTSRDEVVVDGRKAAVSPDDLETIGLETTTDGDCLELAVERDESRTLFGLRPLPVLDLSIAVPERLAVQSVDTKTGEIDVSDVRGDLVAVTETGDVRAEAVDGTVSATTEAGALDLVDPTSIERLETDSGDVTATLPDIERDATIETSSGDVELRLPDELDLTLDITTDSGEITVSDVGALPEMAGDSLIEAVVGQGTHRLEVRTETGDVTVTGRE; via the coding sequence ATGACTCCCACGACGTCACGACGGTCGATCCTGGCCGGGATCGCTGTCGGGACCGTCGCAGGGGTGGCCGGTTGTCTCGCGGACGGCCGCGACGTCGAGGAATCGGTCACCGAACGGCGTTCCGCGGCCGACCTCTCCGCGGTGGCCGTCTCGACGGCGATCGGCGACGTTACCGTTCGGCCGACGTCTCGAGACGAGGTCGTCGTCGACGGCCGGAAGGCCGCCGTCAGCCCGGACGACCTCGAGACGATCGGGCTCGAGACGACCACCGACGGCGACTGCCTCGAGCTGGCGGTCGAGCGGGACGAGTCGCGGACGCTCTTCGGTCTCCGACCCCTTCCGGTTCTCGACCTCTCCATCGCCGTTCCCGAGCGCCTCGCGGTTCAGAGCGTCGATACGAAGACGGGCGAAATCGACGTCAGCGACGTCCGCGGCGATCTCGTCGCGGTCACGGAAACCGGAGACGTCCGCGCCGAAGCCGTCGACGGAACCGTCTCCGCGACGACCGAGGCCGGAGCGCTCGATCTCGTCGATCCGACGTCGATCGAGCGCCTCGAGACCGACTCCGGCGACGTCACGGCGACGCTGCCGGATATCGAGCGGGACGCGACGATCGAGACGTCGTCCGGCGACGTCGAACTGCGTCTCCCCGACGAACTCGATCTGACGCTCGACATCACGACCGACTCGGGCGAGATCACCGTCTCCGACGTTGGGGCGCTGCCGGAGATGGCCGGCGATTCGCTGATCGAGGCCGTCGTCGGGCAGGGAACGCACCGACTCGAGGTACGGACGGAGACGGGCGACGTGACGGTGACCGGGAGGGAGTAA
- a CDS encoding tyrosine-type recombinase/integrase, whose translation MDSSDSAVSSDGTALETALAECLESKSGTSPNYRQNFERVVGAWIDFCDRKDVATLEAVSKRTMNQYSAHLARRIEAGNSDNVDGGISATTAWTYYDYVSAFLSWAVRHEYLAENPADKAVARESLPDRPSSGEYDRQYWQPEQRKTVVDFVRRRVDSAYQDPIAPTPILHKRLRDRALVATIAYSGVRGGEVLKDPNDSRRTGLRWSHVDFEEGVAWILGKNQDTEPAQFPEQVTDPLERWYEAYDPPSDDWPVFPSMHVPTLSRRIADALGGDERDRRTADRHHWTVALEAGVEPTSITTEGVRSLMKRLSAVAEVPGLDLEAGEYLTLHGARRGVGEFLYRNVSHEQAQRTLRHADPQTTSEMYSHIDASELADDNTEAFDRE comes from the coding sequence ATGGACTCCAGCGATTCAGCGGTTTCATCCGACGGAACGGCCCTCGAGACCGCCCTTGCAGAGTGCCTCGAATCGAAGTCCGGCACCTCGCCGAACTATCGGCAGAACTTCGAGCGCGTCGTCGGCGCGTGGATCGACTTCTGCGACCGAAAAGACGTCGCGACACTCGAGGCCGTCTCGAAGCGCACGATGAACCAGTACTCGGCGCATCTCGCCCGCCGGATCGAAGCCGGTAACTCCGACAACGTCGATGGCGGGATCTCTGCGACGACCGCGTGGACGTACTACGACTACGTCTCGGCGTTCCTCTCGTGGGCCGTTCGCCACGAGTATCTCGCGGAGAACCCGGCCGACAAAGCCGTCGCTCGCGAGAGTCTCCCCGACCGCCCCTCGAGCGGCGAGTACGACCGCCAGTACTGGCAACCCGAGCAACGAAAGACGGTCGTGGACTTCGTCCGGCGCCGCGTCGACAGCGCCTACCAGGATCCGATCGCCCCGACGCCGATCCTCCATAAGCGTCTGCGGGACCGCGCACTCGTCGCGACGATCGCTTACTCCGGGGTTCGCGGCGGCGAAGTGCTGAAAGATCCGAACGACTCGCGACGGACCGGGCTGCGGTGGTCGCACGTCGATTTCGAGGAAGGAGTGGCGTGGATTCTCGGGAAGAATCAGGACACCGAACCGGCGCAGTTCCCGGAGCAAGTGACCGACCCACTCGAGCGCTGGTATGAGGCCTACGACCCGCCGAGCGATGACTGGCCGGTGTTTCCCTCGATGCACGTCCCGACGCTCTCGCGCCGGATTGCCGACGCCCTCGGCGGCGACGAACGCGACCGGCGGACCGCCGACCGCCATCACTGGACGGTCGCACTCGAGGCCGGCGTCGAACCGACGTCGATTACGACTGAGGGCGTCCGGTCGCTCATGAAGCGACTGAGCGCTGTTGCGGAGGTGCCGGGCCTCGATCTCGAGGCTGGCGAGTATCTGACCTTACACGGCGCCCGCCGAGGTGTCGGCGAGTTCCTGTATCGAAACGTGAGTCACGAACAGGCCCAACGGACGCTCCGACACGCCGACCCGCAGACGACCAGCGAGATGTACTCGCACATCGACGCGAGTGAACTGGCCGACGATAACACGGAAGCGTTCGACCGGGAGTGA
- a CDS encoding ArsR/SmtB family transcription factor, translating into MSEDTDLSTVLAVLDDEYARDILTHTSIEPMSASTLSERCDASLPTIYRRLDRLEECQLVSEETELAPDGNHYSVYSANLESLELSLGDGEFELEVTYQDEADVADKFTRMWEGMR; encoded by the coding sequence GTGAGTGAGGATACCGATTTATCGACGGTGCTCGCCGTGCTCGACGACGAGTACGCACGTGATATCCTCACCCATACGAGCATCGAACCCATGTCTGCTAGTACCCTGAGCGAACGGTGTGATGCGTCCCTGCCCACGATCTACCGACGGCTCGATCGTCTCGAAGAGTGTCAACTCGTCTCCGAGGAGACCGAACTCGCCCCCGACGGCAATCACTACAGCGTCTACAGCGCGAACCTCGAGTCGCTGGAGCTCTCCCTCGGTGACGGCGAGTTCGAACTCGAGGTCACCTACCAAGACGAAGCGGACGTCGCCGACAAGTTCACCCGCATGTGGGAGGGGATGCGATGA
- a CDS encoding DUF7521 family protein — protein sequence MSQDVVRIDQAPLFELLTVASLFLVALIGTLIAYQAYRGYRRNDASSMFYLAVGLLFLTLCPFLINVTVTTALQADQVVTVFLENVSRLVGLVAIMYSLYGQH from the coding sequence ATGAGCCAGGACGTCGTTCGAATCGACCAAGCACCCCTGTTCGAACTGTTGACCGTCGCGAGTCTCTTCCTCGTCGCGCTGATCGGGACGCTCATCGCGTACCAGGCCTACCGCGGCTACCGTCGCAACGACGCGTCGTCGATGTTCTATCTCGCCGTCGGCCTGCTCTTTCTCACCCTCTGTCCGTTTCTGATCAACGTGACGGTGACGACCGCGTTACAGGCGGATCAGGTCGTCACGGTCTTTCTCGAAAACGTCAGCAGACTCGTCGGACTGGTCGCGATCATGTACTCGCTGTACGGGCAGCATTAA
- a CDS encoding tyrosine-type recombinase/integrase, which yields MTDSDSDADVTVVDAVDAYLQRKAVGDPDGPGAGTYASNAESILRRWTDWLEGEHGVRSLFALEVEHMRSYADELRARADRGEYAASTAGTYYAVVRAFLSWCVRGGILETNPAATDAAESALPTAEERPDSEFWTADQRRRLETHVRERALEAAADGVDRDERRNRLREYAMVAVLAHSGVRGSELFRVPDDERRTGATWDDVDFYTGTIRVLGKSQRLEDVPLPAPARTPLRRYRVVLDPPSNDWPLFPTRHAPSIARRVREVLAERGRDEARIESLLDERTATQLARERAIAPPAITTEGARSVLKRLCEAADVDVDGDYLTPRGVRGTGTGDGEDADYRREATDAKPALRASVLEQAIAVPEEQPVVIDVDPIDSSEGDERSENN from the coding sequence GTGACCGACTCCGATTCCGACGCCGACGTCACCGTCGTCGACGCGGTCGACGCCTACCTCCAGCGGAAGGCGGTCGGCGACCCGGACGGCCCGGGCGCCGGCACCTACGCCTCGAACGCCGAATCGATCCTGCGCCGCTGGACCGACTGGCTCGAGGGCGAACACGGCGTCCGCTCGCTGTTCGCCCTCGAGGTCGAGCACATGCGATCGTACGCGGACGAGTTGCGGGCTCGAGCCGACCGCGGCGAGTACGCCGCCTCCACGGCCGGGACCTACTACGCGGTCGTCCGGGCCTTTCTCTCGTGGTGCGTCCGCGGCGGGATCTTGGAGACGAACCCGGCCGCGACCGATGCGGCCGAATCCGCCCTGCCGACCGCCGAGGAGCGACCCGACAGCGAGTTCTGGACGGCCGACCAGCGCCGCCGCCTCGAGACCCACGTCCGCGAGCGGGCCCTCGAGGCCGCGGCGGACGGGGTCGACCGCGACGAGCGCCGGAATCGGCTCCGGGAGTACGCGATGGTCGCCGTGCTCGCCCACTCGGGCGTCCGGGGCTCCGAACTGTTTCGGGTCCCGGACGACGAGCGACGCACCGGCGCCACCTGGGACGACGTCGACTTCTACACCGGGACGATCCGCGTGCTGGGCAAGTCCCAGCGGTTAGAGGACGTGCCGCTGCCGGCGCCGGCCCGGACGCCGCTGCGCCGGTACCGGGTCGTCCTCGATCCGCCCTCGAACGACTGGCCGCTGTTCCCGACCCGCCACGCGCCCTCGATCGCTCGGCGGGTCAGGGAGGTGCTGGCCGAGCGCGGCCGCGACGAGGCCCGGATCGAGTCGCTGCTCGACGAGCGAACGGCGACGCAACTCGCCCGCGAGCGGGCGATCGCCCCGCCGGCGATCACGACCGAGGGCGCCCGGTCGGTGCTCAAACGCCTCTGCGAAGCCGCCGACGTCGACGTCGACGGCGACTACCTGACCCCGCGGGGCGTCCGCGGCACCGGCACCGGCGACGGCGAGGACGCCGACTACCGGCGCGAGGCGACCGACGCGAAACCCGCGCTTCGCGCGTCGGTGCTCGAGCAGGCGATCGCCGTTCCGGAAGAGCAGCCGGTCGTGATCGACGTCGATCCGATCGACTCGAGCGAAGGAGACGAGCGGTCGGAAAATAACTGA
- a CDS encoding proton-conducting transporter transmembrane domain-containing protein produces the protein MVADLRPLAAVLVSAVAIVLIVASHRRPNLREGWSVLAALGKFGIVASMLPAVMSGTVYRWSLYESTGLRFLPGVDFALRADPLGILFALLASFLWIFTSFYAAGYMRGLDEHAQTRFFASFAASLSAAVGIAFAANLVTIFVFYELLSLVTYPLVAHNEDDEARIAGRKYLTYTFFGGGVFLLAGTVMVYWLTASVNGDPTLAFESGGMEALATAAQAEPGFAQAAFFLLIAGFGVKAALMPLHSWLADAMVAPTPVSGLLHAVAVVKSGAFGVARVILDVYGPGLIHDLPLDVPGIGEVGLNIPVAIVAAFTLTAASIIAMRKDHLKRRLAYSTTAQLSYIVLGLSMLHPYAMVGALFHIPAHAFAKLTLFFCAGAIHVETHTDYISDMAGIGKRMPLTLSAFTIGAAGMAGLPPIAGFVSKFYMLIGSGYMGGEYWIFAGTLLLSGVLNIAYFWPVVYTAFFESEDRHDAKPVLEFPRGGIFESYGAGAEGQKEHVAADGGSSSADRSGSKSESESDAAESNPAPAGTDDSDATDADVEDDDYDYAVDRYPSDADVPAGDHVSAVDHHGDHDDHLTGGPPAGGWPRHSPLGESTWLMLAPIAIIATGAVVLGVVPDHAVFLDLITHIVEGVFGVDSFDQLQGLSLEEALEVMSE, from the coding sequence ATGGTTGCAGACCTACGACCGCTCGCCGCCGTGTTGGTGTCGGCGGTCGCGATCGTCCTGATTGTCGCGTCGCATCGCCGTCCGAATCTCCGCGAGGGCTGGTCCGTACTGGCCGCGCTCGGCAAGTTCGGAATCGTCGCCAGCATGCTCCCCGCGGTCATGTCCGGCACCGTCTACCGGTGGAGCCTCTACGAGAGTACGGGACTCCGGTTCCTCCCGGGCGTCGACTTCGCGCTGCGGGCGGATCCGCTGGGAATCCTCTTCGCCTTGCTGGCGAGTTTCCTCTGGATCTTCACGTCCTTCTACGCGGCGGGCTACATGCGCGGGCTCGACGAGCACGCCCAGACACGCTTCTTCGCCTCGTTCGCGGCGAGCCTCTCGGCCGCGGTCGGGATCGCCTTCGCGGCGAACCTGGTGACGATCTTCGTCTTCTACGAGTTGCTGTCGCTCGTAACCTACCCGCTGGTCGCACACAACGAGGACGACGAGGCCCGGATCGCCGGCCGGAAGTACCTCACCTACACGTTCTTCGGCGGCGGGGTCTTCCTGCTGGCCGGGACCGTGATGGTCTACTGGCTGACCGCGTCGGTCAACGGCGATCCGACGCTGGCCTTCGAGTCCGGCGGGATGGAGGCGCTCGCGACGGCCGCGCAAGCCGAACCCGGCTTCGCGCAGGCCGCGTTCTTCCTGCTGATCGCCGGCTTCGGCGTCAAGGCGGCGCTGATGCCCCTCCATTCGTGGCTCGCGGACGCGATGGTCGCGCCGACGCCGGTCTCCGGGCTGCTCCACGCGGTCGCGGTCGTCAAGTCCGGCGCCTTCGGCGTCGCGCGGGTCATCCTCGACGTCTACGGCCCGGGACTGATCCACGACCTGCCCCTCGACGTTCCGGGGATCGGCGAGGTCGGGCTCAACATCCCCGTCGCGATCGTCGCCGCGTTCACGCTGACCGCGGCCTCTATCATCGCGATGCGCAAGGACCACCTCAAGCGCCGGCTGGCGTACTCGACGACCGCACAGCTGTCCTACATCGTGCTCGGGCTCTCGATGTTACACCCCTACGCGATGGTCGGCGCCTTGTTCCACATCCCCGCCCACGCGTTCGCGAAGCTCACCCTGTTCTTCTGTGCGGGGGCGATCCACGTCGAGACGCACACCGACTACATCAGCGACATGGCCGGGATCGGTAAGCGGATGCCGCTAACGCTGTCGGCGTTCACGATCGGCGCGGCCGGGATGGCCGGCCTGCCGCCGATCGCCGGCTTCGTCAGCAAGTTCTACATGCTGATCGGCTCCGGCTACATGGGCGGCGAGTACTGGATCTTCGCCGGCACGCTGCTCCTCTCGGGCGTGCTCAACATCGCCTACTTCTGGCCGGTCGTCTACACGGCCTTCTTCGAGAGCGAGGACCGCCACGACGCCAAACCGGTCCTCGAGTTCCCGCGCGGCGGGATCTTCGAGTCCTATGGCGCCGGCGCCGAGGGACAGAAGGAACACGTCGCCGCGGACGGCGGCTCCTCGTCGGCCGATCGCTCCGGGTCGAAATCCGAGTCCGAATCGGACGCCGCGGAATCGAATCCGGCCCCGGCGGGAACGGACGACTCGGACGCCACGGACGCCGACGTCGAAGACGACGATTACGACTACGCCGTCGATAGGTACCCGAGCGACGCCGACGTTCCGGCGGGAGATCACGTCAGCGCCGTCGACCACCACGGCGACCACGACGACCACCTCACCGGCGGGCCGCCGGCCGGCGGCTGGCCGCGTCACTCGCCCCTCGGCGAGAGCACGTGGCTCATGCTGGCGCCGATCGCGATCATCGCGACCGGCGCGGTCGTCCTCGGCGTCGTCCCCGACCACGCCGTCTTCCTCGACCTGATCACGCACATCGTGGAGGGCGTCTTCGGCGTCGACTCCTTCGACCAACTGCAGGGCCTGTCCCTCGAGGAGGCCCTGGAGGTGATGTCCGAATGA
- a CDS encoding alpha/beta hydrolase family protein yields the protein MTETEQRIAVADGETIAAVHHEAPGDDWIVFCHGFLSDKSGSYERRCRRAVEHGYDAVRFDFRGCGDSDGRFVEQTLSDKLADLRAVLDYFAPPSVVLFGSSFGGKVAFHAAVDDERVAAVATRAPVTYNRAFDEYRAIVERESSSRQAAGSEQREGPENTSGGTARAKRDANREGVYEFETGDRIDERFFDDFESYAFGDVVASLSVPVAIFHGREDDSVAVGDSVDAAAALETDVLLEAFATEGHRFSTDAESRLLERLFHWLETR from the coding sequence ATGACCGAAACGGAACAGCGGATCGCCGTCGCCGACGGGGAGACGATCGCCGCCGTCCACCACGAGGCCCCCGGCGACGACTGGATCGTCTTCTGTCACGGCTTTCTGAGCGACAAGAGCGGGAGCTACGAGCGTCGGTGTCGACGGGCGGTCGAGCACGGGTACGATGCCGTTCGATTCGACTTCCGCGGCTGCGGGGACTCCGACGGACGGTTCGTCGAACAGACGCTGAGCGACAAACTCGCGGATCTGCGCGCCGTCCTCGACTACTTCGCGCCGCCGTCGGTCGTCCTCTTCGGCTCGAGTTTCGGCGGCAAGGTCGCGTTCCACGCGGCCGTCGACGACGAGCGGGTCGCGGCCGTCGCGACGAGAGCGCCCGTGACGTACAACCGCGCGTTCGACGAGTATCGGGCGATCGTCGAGCGCGAGTCCTCGAGTCGGCAAGCGGCGGGATCCGAGCAACGCGAAGGTCCCGAGAATACGAGCGGTGGAACCGCGAGAGCGAAGCGAGACGCGAACCGCGAGGGCGTCTACGAGTTCGAAACCGGCGACCGAATCGACGAGCGGTTCTTCGACGATTTCGAGTCGTACGCGTTCGGTGACGTCGTCGCTTCCCTCTCGGTTCCGGTCGCGATCTTCCACGGGCGCGAGGACGACTCCGTCGCCGTCGGCGACAGCGTCGACGCCGCGGCCGCCCTGGAAACGGACGTCCTCCTCGAGGCGTTCGCGACGGAGGGACATCGGTTCTCGACCGACGCGGAGTCTCGCCTGCTCGAGCGACTGTTCCACTGGCTCGAAACGCGGTGA
- a CDS encoding glycerophosphodiester phosphodiesterase produces MSDTNGDERRTGHPDTSSSALRRRSFIAAAGATATGMVGAASADRGRGNDGDRDRPAGADNRGRNRSRERGFTDRTDEPELIAHRGFAGLYPENTVGAVEASARGIQSPYAPSRGADMIEIDVVPTADDDVVVFHDDRLAERDGGERGLTDTEGVVWETDTETVTSAEVLESGETVPRLRETLAAIPSHVGVNVELKNPGSFDVRFAESLSSEELATQKEIWQPFVADVLAVVDDFDHEYLFSSFYEAALATTREASDYPVAPLLWDSVEAGVEVARRYEAEAVHPPYDMIRGTPFYADQHYAADAGWDEIDLLAVAHEEGRDVNVFTLETWYQAEQLAAAGVDGLISDYADVRRFGATN; encoded by the coding sequence ATGTCCGATACCAACGGCGACGAGAGACGAACCGGCCACCCAGACACCTCGAGCTCCGCGCTCCGACGACGATCGTTTATCGCCGCCGCGGGAGCGACGGCGACCGGCATGGTCGGCGCCGCGAGTGCCGACCGCGGCCGCGGGAACGACGGCGATCGCGATCGGCCCGCCGGCGCCGACAATCGAGGGCGCAACCGATCGCGCGAACGCGGGTTCACCGATCGAACCGACGAGCCGGAGCTGATCGCCCACCGCGGATTCGCCGGCCTCTACCCCGAGAACACCGTCGGCGCCGTCGAGGCGTCGGCCCGCGGCATCCAGTCGCCGTACGCGCCGTCCCGCGGCGCGGACATGATCGAAATCGACGTCGTGCCGACCGCCGACGACGACGTCGTCGTCTTCCACGACGACCGGCTCGCCGAGCGCGACGGCGGCGAGCGCGGACTGACCGACACCGAGGGCGTCGTCTGGGAGACCGACACCGAGACCGTCACGAGCGCCGAGGTCCTCGAGAGCGGCGAGACCGTCCCCCGACTGCGCGAGACCCTCGCGGCGATCCCGTCCCACGTCGGCGTCAACGTCGAACTGAAGAACCCGGGCTCGTTCGACGTCCGATTCGCCGAGTCGCTCTCGAGCGAGGAGCTCGCGACGCAGAAAGAGATCTGGCAGCCGTTCGTCGCCGACGTGCTCGCGGTCGTCGACGACTTCGACCACGAGTACCTCTTCTCGTCGTTCTACGAGGCCGCGCTGGCGACGACCCGCGAGGCGTCGGACTACCCGGTCGCGCCGCTGCTCTGGGACTCCGTCGAGGCCGGCGTCGAAGTCGCCCGCCGGTACGAGGCCGAGGCGGTCCATCCGCCGTACGACATGATCCGCGGGACGCCGTTCTACGCCGACCAGCACTACGCGGCGGACGCCGGCTGGGACGAGATCGACCTCCTCGCGGTCGCCCACGAGGAGGGGCGGGACGTGAACGTCTTCACCCTCGAGACCTGGTACCAGGCCGAACAGTTGGCGGCGGCCGGCGTCGACGGGCTGATCAGCGACTACGCCGACGTGCGTCGCTTCGGCGCGACCAACTGA
- a CDS encoding Na(+)/H(+) antiporter subunit D gives MIESDLLTMAYPPLLVFAAALLVLVLPRIAGFAAGALSLAGVLAISVYAPGGEYLTGTFLGFDVVAFHVDGFSQMIGIGLGFLGICSVIYAYSSGASRELVAIALTYVASSLGAAFAGDWLVLVFMWELMAVTSTLVVWHYGGDAVRAGFRYALFHGTGGVIVLLAVAAHYVEAGTFVYDGTGIASGLPAMLAVLGMGVNVGFIGLHTWLPDTYPRPHFAASVFLSVYTTKTSAFVLYRAFPIGAESDLGIYIAYMGGLMSVYGATFALLQHDMRALLSYHIQAQLGYIVAGIGMGAWMVETEIATAGAMSHLFNNILFKSLLFMAVGVVIFRTGEEDLYKLGGLWREMPLTAIGFALGALSITAIPGFNGYISKGMLFDAADPHYYGVHEFEALYWLLWLGAIGTLLSFIKLGYYVFLHGESDISVPDAKPGQTIAMLGLGGACLLFGVWWQGLADLAPTIHVHGGHYEFAYPGGGESELHPYSPSHLETAGILTAVALVTFAVVRKPLSKLDLGDPARVVFPAGYYVGRWSMLATTELYRIVDAAAVGLVKRCYWIGNNPVLAVDAAARRLPGVDVEDRQPTDGGRPSTIHLRASIGTTVLLLTVVLTVVLLVLLG, from the coding sequence ATGATCGAAAGCGATCTCCTGACGATGGCCTACCCGCCGCTGCTGGTGTTCGCGGCGGCGCTGCTCGTGCTCGTACTGCCCCGGATCGCCGGCTTCGCCGCCGGCGCGCTGAGCCTCGCGGGCGTGTTGGCGATCTCGGTGTACGCGCCCGGCGGCGAGTACCTGACGGGCACCTTCCTCGGGTTCGACGTCGTCGCCTTCCACGTCGACGGCTTCTCCCAGATGATCGGGATCGGGCTGGGCTTCCTCGGGATCTGTTCGGTCATCTACGCCTACTCGAGCGGCGCCAGTCGCGAGCTCGTCGCGATCGCACTGACGTACGTCGCCTCCTCGCTGGGGGCCGCGTTCGCGGGCGACTGGCTCGTGCTCGTGTTCATGTGGGAGCTGATGGCCGTCACGAGCACGCTGGTCGTCTGGCACTACGGCGGCGACGCCGTCCGGGCCGGCTTCCGCTACGCGCTCTTTCACGGCACCGGCGGCGTGATCGTGCTGCTGGCCGTCGCCGCCCACTACGTCGAGGCCGGGACGTTCGTCTACGACGGCACCGGGATCGCGTCCGGACTGCCGGCGATGCTCGCGGTGCTCGGCATGGGCGTCAACGTCGGCTTCATCGGCCTCCACACGTGGCTGCCCGACACCTACCCCCGACCGCACTTCGCGGCGTCGGTGTTCCTCTCGGTCTACACCACGAAGACGAGCGCCTTCGTCCTCTACCGGGCGTTCCCCATCGGCGCCGAGAGCGATCTCGGGATCTACATCGCGTACATGGGCGGGCTGATGTCCGTCTACGGGGCGACGTTCGCCCTGTTGCAACACGACATGCGGGCGCTGCTGTCCTACCACATCCAGGCCCAGTTGGGCTACATCGTCGCCGGGATCGGGATGGGCGCCTGGATGGTCGAAACCGAGATCGCCACCGCCGGGGCGATGAGCCACCTGTTCAACAACATCCTGTTCAAGAGCCTGCTGTTCATGGCCGTCGGCGTCGTCATCTTCCGGACCGGCGAGGAGGACCTCTACAAACTCGGCGGGCTCTGGCGCGAGATGCCCCTGACGGCGATCGGATTCGCCCTCGGCGCGCTCTCGATCACCGCGATCCCCGGCTTCAACGGCTACATCAGCAAGGGGATGCTCTTCGACGCGGCCGACCCGCACTACTACGGGGTCCACGAGTTCGAGGCGCTGTACTGGCTGCTCTGGCTCGGCGCGATCGGGACGCTCCTGTCGTTCATCAAACTCGGCTACTACGTCTTCCTCCACGGCGAGAGCGACATCTCGGTGCCCGACGCCAAGCCCGGCCAGACGATCGCCATGCTCGGGCTGGGCGGCGCCTGTCTCCTCTTCGGCGTCTGGTGGCAGGGGCTGGCCGACCTCGCGCCGACGATCCACGTCCACGGCGGCCACTACGAATTCGCCTACCCCGGCGGCGGCGAGAGCGAACTCCACCCCTACAGCCCGAGTCACCTCGAGACGGCGGGGATCCTGACGGCGGTCGCGCTCGTCACCTTCGCCGTCGTCCGCAAGCCCCTCTCGAAGCTCGATCTGGGCGATCCGGCCCGGGTCGTCTTCCCCGCGGGCTACTACGTCGGTCGGTGGTCGATGCTCGCGACGACCGAACTCTACCGGATCGTCGACGCCGCGGCCGTCGGCCTCGTCAAGCGCTGCTACTGGATCGGTAACAACCCCGTGCTGGCCGTCGACGCGGCCGCCCGTCGCCTTCCCGGTGTCGACGTCGAGGACCGCCAGCCGACCGACGGCGGGCGGCCGTCGACGATCCACCTCCGGGCGAGCATCGGGACCACCGTCCTCCTGCTGACCGTCGTGCTGACGGTGGTCCTCCTGGTGCTCCTCGGCTGA